A genome region from Triticum aestivum cultivar Chinese Spring chromosome 2B, IWGSC CS RefSeq v2.1, whole genome shotgun sequence includes the following:
- the SAHH gene encoding adenosylhomocysteinase, producing MALSVEKTSSGREYKVKDLSQADFGRLELELAEVEMPGLMACRTEFGPSQPFKGARISGSLHMTIQTAVLIETLTALGAEVRWCSCNIFSTQDHAAAAIARDSAAVFAWKGETLEEYWWCTERCLDWGVGGGPDLIVDDGGDATLLIHEGVKAEEEFEKSGKVPDPESTDNPEFKIVLTIIRDGLKTDASKYRKMKERLVGVSEETTTGVKRLYQMQESGTLLFPAINVNDSVTKSKFDNLYGCRHSLPDGLMRATDVMIAGKVAVVCGYGDVGKGCAAALKQAGARVIVTEIDPICALQALMEGIQILTLEDVVSEADIFVTTTGNKDIIMVDHMRKMKNNAIVCNIGHFDNEIDMNGLETYPGVKRITIKPQTDRWVFPETKTGIIVLAEGRLMNLGCATGHPSFVMSCSFTNQVIAQLELWNEKASGKYEKKVYVLPKHLDEKVAALHLGKLGARLTKLTKSQSDYISIPIEGPYKPAAYRY from the exons ATGGCGCTCTCCGTGGAGAAGACCTCGTCGGGCCGGGAGTACAAGGTCAAGGACCTCTCCCAGGCCGACTTCGGCcgcctcgagctcgagctcgccgaggTCGAGATGCCCGGCCTCATGGCCTGCCGCACCGAGTTCGGCCCCTCGCAGCCCTTCAAGGGCGCCCGGATCTCCGGCTCCCTCCACATGACCATCCAGACCGCCGTCCTCATCGAGACCCTCACCGCCCTCGGCGCCGAGGTCCGCTGGTGCTCCTGCAACATCTTCTCCACCCAggaccacgccgccgccgccatcgcccgcgaCTCCGCGGCCGTCTTCGCCTGGAAGGGCGAGACCCTCGAGGAGTACTGGTGGTGCACCGAGCGCTGCCTCGACTGGGGCGTCGGCGGCGGCCCCGACCTCATCGTCGACGACGGCGGTGACGCCACGCTGCTCATCCACGAGGGCGTCAAGGCCGAGGAGGAGTTCGAGAAATCCGGCAAGGTTCCCGACCCGGAGTCCACCGACAACCCCGAGTTCAAGATCGTCCTCACCATCATCCGCGACGGGCTCAAGACCGACGCCAGCAAGTACCGCAAGATGAAGGAGAGGCTCGTCGGTGTCTCCGAGGAGACCACCACCGGCGTCAAGAGGCTCTACCAGATGCAGGAGTCCGGCACCCTCCTCTTCCCCGCCATCAACGTCAACGACTCCGTCACCAAGAGCAAG TTTGACAACCTTTACGGTTGCCGTCACTCGCTCCCTGATGGTCTTATGAGGGCCACTGATGTTATGATCGCCGGCAAGGTCGCCGTGGTCTGCGGTTACGGTGATGTTGGCAAGGGCTGTGCCGCCGCACTCAAGCAGGCTGGTGCCCGTGTGATCGTGACAGAGATTGACCCCATCTGTGCCCTTCAGGCCCTGATGGAGGGTATCCAGATCCTCACCTTGGAGGATGTTGTCTCTGAGGCTGACATCTTTGTGACCACCACCGGAAACAAGGACATCATCATGGTCGACcacatgaggaagatgaagaacaaCGCCATTGTCTGCAACATTGGTCACTTTGACAATGAGATCGACATGAACGGCCTTGAGACCTACCCTGGTGTCAAGCGCATCACCATCAAGCCCCAGACTGACCGTTGGGTCTTCCCCGAGACCAAGACTGGCATCATTGTTCTTGCTGAGGGTCGTCTGATGAACCTTGGATGTGCCACTGGCCACCCCAGCTTTGTCATGTCCTGCTCATTCACCAACCAG GTTATTGCTCAGCTTGAGTTGTGGAACGAGAAGGCCAGTGGCAAGTATGAGAAGAAGGTGTACGTTCTCCCCAAGCACCTGGACGAGAAGGTCGCGGCCCTCCACTTGGGCAAGCTCGGCGCCAGGCTGACCAAGCTCACCAAGTCCCAGTCTGACTACATTAGCATCCCAATTGAGGGTCCTTACAAGCCTGCGGCTTACCGGTACTAG